The proteins below are encoded in one region of Paraburkholderia phenazinium:
- the murG gene encoding undecaprenyldiphospho-muramoylpentapeptide beta-N-acetylglucosaminyltransferase, producing MTSMQQRTLMVMAGGTGGHVFPGLAVAHLMQAWGWKVVWLGNPAGMEATLVPKHGIPMEYVRFGGLRGKGLITKLMLPVNLLRACAQSLSVLRRVKPDVVLGMGGYITFPAGLMTALSGRPLVLHEQNSIAGLANKVLAKVAKRVLVAFPNALPHAEWTGNPIREELARTLTPKARYAQRSGPLNLLVVGGSLGAAALNEVVPRALAMLKPEERPRVVHQAGAKHIDALKANYAQAGLLSLEGEEADVQLVPFIDDMTSAYARADLVICRSGAMTVAEIAAVGVAAFFVPFPFAVDDHQTTNAAFLADHGAALVVQQRDLTAEGLVAWLRSQTRETLAQMAERSRSLAKPDATEQVAQICATVAGVVPSQSPSTEGRQQ from the coding sequence ATGACCTCCATGCAACAGCGCACGCTGATGGTGATGGCCGGCGGCACCGGGGGACACGTGTTCCCGGGGCTCGCGGTTGCTCACCTGATGCAGGCGTGGGGCTGGAAAGTCGTATGGCTCGGCAACCCTGCCGGCATGGAAGCGACGCTCGTGCCCAAGCATGGCATCCCGATGGAATATGTGCGCTTTGGCGGTCTACGTGGCAAGGGCCTGATTACCAAGCTGATGCTGCCGGTCAATCTGCTTCGCGCCTGCGCCCAAAGCCTGAGTGTGCTGCGTCGCGTGAAGCCGGACGTCGTGCTCGGCATGGGCGGTTACATCACGTTCCCGGCCGGTTTGATGACGGCGCTGAGCGGCCGTCCGCTTGTACTGCACGAACAGAATTCGATCGCCGGTCTCGCGAACAAGGTGCTGGCAAAGGTCGCGAAACGCGTGCTCGTGGCGTTCCCGAACGCGCTTCCGCACGCTGAATGGACCGGTAATCCGATTCGTGAGGAACTTGCGCGCACATTGACACCCAAAGCACGCTACGCACAACGCAGCGGTCCGCTGAATCTGCTGGTTGTCGGCGGCAGTCTTGGGGCGGCGGCGCTTAATGAAGTCGTGCCGCGTGCGCTGGCGATGCTCAAGCCAGAGGAGCGTCCGCGCGTGGTGCATCAGGCTGGCGCGAAGCATATCGACGCGCTGAAAGCGAATTACGCGCAAGCCGGTTTGCTATCCCTGGAAGGTGAAGAGGCGGACGTGCAACTCGTGCCGTTCATCGACGACATGACGAGCGCCTACGCGAGAGCGGATCTGGTGATCTGCCGCTCGGGTGCGATGACCGTGGCCGAGATTGCGGCAGTGGGCGTGGCGGCGTTCTTCGTGCCGTTCCCGTTCGCAGTCGACGATCACCAGACAACCAATGCAGCGTTCCTCGCCGATCACGGCGCGGCGCTGGTAGTGCAGCAACGCGATCTGACGGCGGAGGGTCTCGTCGCCTGGTTGCGTAGCCAGACTCGCGAGACGCTCGCGCAGATGGCAGAGCGTTCGCGCTCGCTCGCGAAACCCGATGCCACCGAACAGGTCGCGCAGATTTGCGCCACCGTGGCAGGCGTAGTCCCGAGCCAGAGCCCGAGCACAGAAGGAAGGCAACAATGA
- the ftsW gene encoding putative lipid II flippase FtsW, producing MSWSERFGSRLSKQRGSVGDASAARTASGLASAVNGVRPLRSRMLDYDHSLLWVVIALLGLGIVMVYSASIAMPDSPKYASYRDWAFLVRQIVFVVLGSVIGVVAFRVPVSTWDKYAPKIFLLALASLVIVLIPHVGKGVNGARRWIPLGITNMQPSEIMKLAVTIYAANYTVRKQEYMHSFAKGFLPMAFAVGVVGALLLLEPDMGAFMVIAAIAMGVLFLGGVNGKLFGGLVATAVGTFSLLVWASPWRRERIFAYLDPWDDRYAQGKAYQLTHSLIAFGRGEWFGVGLGGSVEKLNYLPEAHTDFILAVIGEELGFVGVLVVILMFYWIVRRSFEIGRQALALDRTFAGLVAKGIGLWFGAQTFINMGVNLGLLPTKGLTLPLVSYGGSGILLNCIAIGLLMRVDYENRVLMRGGKV from the coding sequence ATGAGCTGGTCGGAACGCTTCGGTTCGCGCCTTTCCAAGCAGCGCGGCTCAGTTGGCGATGCCAGCGCAGCACGCACGGCGAGCGGCCTCGCGAGCGCTGTCAACGGTGTGCGTCCGCTGCGCTCGCGCATGCTCGATTACGATCACTCGCTGCTGTGGGTGGTGATCGCGCTGCTCGGCCTGGGCATCGTGATGGTGTACTCGGCTTCGATTGCGATGCCCGACTCGCCCAAATACGCGTCGTATCGCGACTGGGCGTTCCTTGTGCGCCAGATTGTCTTCGTGGTGCTGGGCTCGGTGATCGGTGTGGTCGCTTTCCGGGTTCCGGTTTCGACGTGGGACAAGTACGCGCCGAAGATCTTCCTGCTCGCGCTGGCCAGTCTCGTCATCGTGCTGATTCCTCACGTCGGCAAGGGCGTGAACGGCGCGCGCCGCTGGATTCCGCTCGGCATCACGAACATGCAGCCATCGGAAATCATGAAGCTTGCCGTGACGATCTACGCGGCGAACTACACGGTGCGCAAGCAGGAATACATGCACAGCTTCGCCAAGGGCTTCCTGCCGATGGCATTTGCCGTAGGCGTGGTGGGCGCACTGCTGCTGCTCGAGCCTGACATGGGCGCGTTCATGGTGATCGCGGCGATCGCGATGGGCGTGCTGTTCCTGGGTGGCGTGAACGGCAAGCTGTTCGGTGGGCTGGTTGCCACTGCGGTGGGGACATTTAGTTTGTTGGTGTGGGCATCGCCATGGCGCCGCGAGCGGATTTTCGCGTATCTCGATCCATGGGACGACCGTTACGCACAGGGCAAGGCATATCAATTGACGCACTCGCTGATCGCCTTCGGACGCGGCGAGTGGTTCGGCGTGGGCCTCGGCGGCAGCGTCGAGAAGCTCAATTACCTGCCGGAAGCGCATACCGACTTCATCCTCGCGGTGATCGGCGAGGAACTCGGCTTCGTGGGCGTGCTGGTGGTGATCCTGATGTTCTACTGGATCGTGCGCCGCTCGTTCGAGATCGGCCGTCAGGCGCTCGCGCTCGATCGCACGTTTGCGGGGCTGGTCGCGAAAGGCATCGGCCTGTGGTTCGGTGCGCAGACCTTCATCAATATGGGTGTGAACCTGGGGCTTCTGCCGACCAAGGGTCTCACGTTGCCGCTCGTCAGTTACGGCGGCTCGGGCATCTTGCTGAACTGTATTGCGATTGGTCTGCTGATGCGCGTGGATTACGAAAACCGGGTGCTGATGCGCGGAGGGAAAGTATGA
- the murD gene encoding UDP-N-acetylmuramoyl-L-alanine--D-glutamate ligase has product MFGEKFRDRQKPMVLVLGLGESGLAMARWCARHGCRLRVADTREVPPNLSALEAHGVDADFVGGPFSPVLLEGVDLVAISPGLSPLAADLLPLITEAREKDIPVWGELEFFAQALKTLGESGYAPKVIAITGTNGKTTTTSLTGLLCERAGKKVAVAGNISPAVLDKLTEAIDNTALPDIWVLELSSFQLETAHTFAPDTAVILNITQDHLDWHGGLDAYAAAKGKIFGPQTVRVLNRDDARVMALAPAADGAAPAVTFGVTEPTRPGDYGLLRDNGIVWLVEALDRDATDEPAPTRRRKNETAAPPSIALKRLMPADALRIRGLHNAANALAAFALARAIDLPGAPLLHGLREYRGEPHRVELIASIEGIDYVDDSKGTNVGATVAALDGLAQRAVLIAGGDGKGQEFEPLAAPVMRWCRAVMLIGRDAPLIRAALADTGIALTDQPTLEDATRAAAALAQPGDAVLLSPACASFDMFKDYAHRAAVFRSTVEDIAAERGTMI; this is encoded by the coding sequence ATGTTTGGCGAGAAGTTTCGGGATCGGCAAAAGCCGATGGTGCTCGTGCTGGGACTCGGCGAATCGGGTCTCGCCATGGCGCGCTGGTGCGCGCGGCACGGGTGTCGGTTGCGCGTGGCCGACACGCGTGAAGTACCGCCGAATCTGTCTGCCCTGGAAGCGCATGGCGTCGACGCCGACTTTGTCGGTGGACCGTTTTCGCCGGTGTTGCTCGAAGGCGTCGACCTGGTGGCGATCAGCCCAGGTCTCTCGCCGCTCGCCGCAGATTTGCTGCCGCTGATTACCGAAGCGCGTGAAAAAGACATCCCGGTCTGGGGCGAACTCGAATTTTTCGCACAGGCGCTGAAGACGCTTGGCGAGAGCGGTTACGCGCCGAAGGTGATCGCAATCACCGGCACCAACGGCAAGACCACGACAACGAGTCTGACTGGCCTGTTGTGCGAACGCGCCGGCAAGAAAGTCGCGGTGGCGGGCAACATCAGCCCAGCGGTGCTCGACAAGCTCACCGAAGCAATCGACAACACCGCGCTACCCGACATCTGGGTGCTCGAACTGTCGAGCTTCCAGCTGGAGACGGCGCACACGTTCGCGCCGGATACGGCGGTCATTCTCAACATCACGCAGGACCACCTCGACTGGCATGGTGGCCTCGATGCCTATGCTGCGGCGAAGGGCAAGATCTTCGGGCCGCAGACCGTGCGCGTGCTGAACCGCGACGACGCTCGTGTGATGGCGCTTGCGCCCGCGGCTGACGGCGCGGCACCCGCGGTCACCTTTGGCGTGACTGAGCCGACGCGTCCTGGCGACTACGGTCTGCTGCGCGACAACGGTATCGTCTGGCTCGTCGAAGCGCTCGACCGCGACGCCACCGACGAACCTGCGCCGACCCGTCGCCGCAAGAACGAAACTGCCGCGCCGCCGAGCATCGCCCTCAAGCGTCTGATGCCGGCTGACGCGTTGCGCATCCGCGGTCTGCACAACGCCGCCAATGCACTCGCCGCATTCGCGCTCGCACGCGCCATCGATCTGCCGGGCGCACCGTTGCTGCACGGTTTGCGCGAATATCGCGGCGAGCCGCATCGGGTGGAACTGATCGCGTCGATCGAGGGTATCGACTACGTGGACGACAGCAAGGGCACCAATGTCGGCGCAACGGTTGCCGCGCTCGATGGCCTCGCACAGCGCGCCGTGCTGATCGCCGGCGGCGACGGCAAGGGCCAGGAATTCGAGCCGCTCGCCGCGCCGGTGATGCGCTGGTGCCGCGCAGTGATGCTGATTGGCCGTGATGCACCGCTGATTCGCGCCGCGTTGGCCGATACCGGCATTGCGCTGACCGATCAGCCCACGCTCGAAGATGCCACCCGCGCCGCGGCAGCGCTCGCGCAACCGGGAGACGCCGTGCTGCTGTCGCCGGCCTGTGCAAGCTTCGACATGTTCAAGGATTACGCGCATCGTGCCGCTGTGTTCCGCAGCACGGTTGAAGACATCGCTGCCGAACGGGGGACGATGATATGA
- the mraY gene encoding phospho-N-acetylmuramoyl-pentapeptide-transferase: MLLALAQWLQNDASFLRVISYLTFRAVAATITALLIGLVCGPAVIRKLTAMKVGQAVRKDGPQTHLIKSGTPTMGGVLILLGIAVSTLLWADLTNRFIWIVILVTFGFGVIGWVDDYRKVVYKDPRGMSSREKYFWQSVIGLFAAVYLAFSVSEASNVRVYDLFMAWVRSGFSIGLPPHADLMLPFFKSISYPLGVWGFIVLTYLVIVGASNAVNLTDGLDGLVIMPVVLVGASLGVFAYVMGSSIYSKYLLFPHIAGAGELLIFCSAMGGAGLAFLWFNTHPAQMFMGDVGALALGGALGTVAVIVRQEIVLFIMGGIFVAETLSVMLQVTWFKFTKRRYGEGRRLFKMAPLHHHFELSGWKETQVVVRFWIITLMLCLFGLSTLKLR, encoded by the coding sequence ATGTTACTGGCGCTGGCGCAATGGCTGCAGAATGACGCAAGCTTCTTGCGCGTGATCAGTTATCTGACTTTCCGTGCGGTGGCGGCGACTATCACCGCGCTGCTGATCGGACTCGTCTGCGGCCCGGCGGTGATCCGCAAGCTGACCGCCATGAAGGTGGGGCAGGCCGTTCGCAAGGACGGTCCGCAGACTCACCTCATCAAATCCGGCACGCCGACCATGGGCGGCGTCTTGATTCTGCTCGGCATCGCGGTTTCGACGCTGCTGTGGGCCGATCTGACCAACCGCTTTATCTGGATCGTGATCCTGGTGACGTTCGGCTTCGGTGTGATCGGCTGGGTCGACGATTACCGCAAGGTGGTCTACAAGGACCCGCGCGGCATGTCCTCGCGCGAGAAGTATTTCTGGCAATCGGTGATCGGTCTGTTCGCCGCCGTATATCTCGCCTTCAGCGTGTCCGAGGCGAGCAACGTGCGCGTCTACGATCTCTTCATGGCGTGGGTGCGTAGCGGCTTTTCAATTGGCCTGCCGCCGCACGCCGACCTGATGCTGCCGTTCTTCAAGTCGATCAGCTATCCGCTCGGCGTGTGGGGCTTTATCGTTCTGACGTATCTGGTGATCGTCGGCGCAAGCAACGCGGTGAATCTGACCGACGGCCTCGATGGTCTGGTGATCATGCCCGTGGTGCTCGTGGGCGCGTCGCTCGGTGTGTTCGCATACGTGATGGGCAGCTCGATCTATTCGAAATACCTGCTGTTTCCGCATATCGCCGGCGCCGGTGAGTTGCTGATTTTCTGTTCCGCGATGGGTGGGGCTGGCCTCGCGTTCCTCTGGTTCAACACGCACCCCGCGCAGATGTTCATGGGCGACGTCGGCGCGCTGGCGTTGGGCGGGGCACTCGGCACGGTTGCGGTGATCGTCCGCCAGGAAATCGTGCTCTTCATTATGGGCGGCATTTTCGTGGCGGAAACGCTTTCCGTGATGCTGCAGGTCACCTGGTTCAAGTTCACCAAGCGCCGCTATGGCGAAGGCCGGCGTCTCTTCAAGATGGCGCCGCTGCATCACCATTTTGAATTGTCCGGCTGGAAAGAGACGCAAGTTGTCGTGCGTTTCTGGATCATCACGTTGATGCTGTGTCTGTTCGGTCTGTCCACGCTCAAGTTGCGTTAA
- a CDS encoding UDP-N-acetylmuramoyl-tripeptide--D-alanyl-D-alanine ligase, translating into MTRRGGAMFSLREAAALIPSATVVGDDGVTFEHVSTDSRTAGPGDLFVALKGDRFDAHDFLPDVAARNVSAALLTRTPADWQVPSLKVADTRTALGALAHGWRRRFTMPLVAVTGSNGKTTVKEMIASIFAAAVGSEFRLATAGNFNNDIGLPLTLFRLTSAHRLAVVELGMNHPGETALLGKIAEPTVAVVNNAQREHQEFMATVEAVALEHASVIHSLTPDGIAVFPADDAYAGIWRVAATGNRIIDFALNNDGRTTEAAVKGSFAGNQLSIETPEGHLDVTLQVLGDHNGHNALAAASAALASGVSLDAIKRGLESFGAVKGRLQVKRAALGALAGATVIDDTYNANPDSMRAAIDVLASRPSPRVLVMGDMGEVGDHGPAFHREIGAYAKERGIDALYAFGDASRDACSAYGADAHHVDDVATLVAQLLQAGFDASATLLVKGSRFMKMERVVDAVTSPQPIAPGAAPDAH; encoded by the coding sequence ATGACCCGGCGAGGTGGCGCGATGTTCTCCCTGCGCGAAGCAGCAGCACTGATTCCGTCGGCAACCGTCGTGGGTGACGACGGCGTCACGTTCGAGCACGTGTCGACGGATAGCCGCACCGCGGGTCCTGGCGATCTGTTCGTCGCGCTCAAGGGCGACCGTTTCGACGCGCACGACTTCCTGCCCGATGTGGCGGCTCGCAATGTCTCGGCGGCGCTGCTGACGCGCACCCCTGCGGATTGGCAAGTCCCGTCCCTGAAGGTGGCCGATACCCGCACTGCGCTCGGCGCGCTCGCCCACGGCTGGCGTCGTCGTTTCACGATGCCGCTCGTGGCTGTGACGGGCAGCAATGGCAAGACGACGGTCAAGGAAATGATCGCGTCGATTTTCGCGGCGGCGGTCGGTAGCGAATTCCGTCTTGCTACGGCAGGCAACTTCAACAACGACATCGGTTTGCCGCTGACGTTGTTTCGTCTCACCTCGGCGCATCGACTGGCGGTCGTCGAACTCGGGATGAATCACCCGGGCGAAACCGCCTTGCTCGGCAAGATCGCGGAGCCGACGGTTGCGGTTGTGAACAACGCGCAACGCGAGCACCAGGAGTTCATGGCGACCGTCGAAGCGGTCGCGCTCGAACATGCGAGCGTGATCCATTCGTTGACCCCGGATGGCATCGCGGTGTTTCCGGCGGACGATGCCTACGCAGGCATCTGGCGCGTCGCCGCTACCGGCAACCGCATCATCGACTTCGCGCTCAATAACGACGGTCGCACAACCGAAGCCGCCGTGAAAGGCAGCTTCGCCGGTAACCAGCTGAGCATCGAAACACCGGAAGGCCACCTCGACGTCACGTTGCAAGTGCTTGGCGATCACAACGGGCACAACGCACTGGCCGCTGCCTCGGCCGCGCTCGCCTCGGGCGTCTCGCTCGATGCCATCAAGCGCGGGCTCGAATCGTTCGGCGCGGTGAAGGGTCGTCTGCAGGTCAAGCGTGCGGCGCTTGGAGCGCTCGCCGGCGCAACGGTGATCGACGACACCTACAACGCCAACCCCGATTCGATGCGCGCCGCAATCGACGTGCTCGCCTCGCGTCCCTCGCCGCGCGTGCTGGTGATGGGCGACATGGGTGAAGTCGGCGACCACGGCCCCGCGTTTCATCGCGAAATCGGTGCCTACGCCAAAGAGCGCGGCATCGACGCGCTGTACGCATTCGGTGACGCCTCGCGCGATGCCTGCTCTGCCTACGGCGCGGATGCGCATCACGTCGACGATGTCGCCACGCTGGTTGCACAACTGCTGCAGGCTGGGTTCGACGCCTCGGCAACGCTTCTCGTGAAAGGCTCGCGCTTCATGAAAATGGAGCGCGTGGTGGACGCCGTAACGAGTCCACAACCCATCGCACCGGGCGCAGCGCCCGATGCACACTGA
- a CDS encoding UDP-N-acetylmuramoyl-L-alanyl-D-glutamate--2,6-diaminopimelate ligase gives MSALRSKHPAHRQIADALTWLHARVQPGAHVHADTRSLAAGDVFLAYAVDGADNRPFIESAIERGAAAVLFQPENFTGSPDPALARAVPALSELAGSIASGWYGDPSDAMRVVGVTGTNGKTSCSQWIAAALSALGTPCAIIGTLGSGMPGHLVHTGFTTPDAPQLQRNLAQLRDAGAQAVAMEVSSHALHQGRVNGTAFEIAVFTNLTQDHLDYHGTFAAYEAAKARLFAWPGLRCAVINHDDEAGRRLLASTQGHARTIAYGLGTRSEAPDAAAPQADAWLHAADVRATATGTAFYLTTSDWGDAEVEVQTLGAFNVSNLLGVLGALLAADVPFDVALAELAKLEPVNGRMQRLGGRLQNDEPLVVIDYAHTPDALEKTLEALRPMAEARGGELICMFGCGGDRDATKRPLMGAIAERLADGVVMTSDNPRSEDPQKILDQIGAGMKDPSKARRIEDRASAILQAIRGAAREDVIVLAGKGHEATQEIMGKKRAFSDQDHARLALAARATQARGGGE, from the coding sequence ATGAGTGCGCTACGTTCGAAGCATCCAGCGCACCGGCAGATCGCCGACGCCCTCACCTGGCTGCACGCTCGCGTGCAGCCAGGTGCCCATGTGCACGCAGATACGCGCTCGCTTGCCGCGGGCGATGTATTCCTCGCCTATGCCGTCGACGGCGCTGACAATCGCCCATTCATTGAAAGCGCGATTGAGCGCGGCGCGGCGGCCGTGCTGTTTCAACCGGAGAACTTCACGGGTTCGCCGGATCCGGCCTTGGCGCGCGCGGTACCCGCGCTGAGCGAGCTGGCGGGATCGATTGCGAGCGGCTGGTACGGCGACCCGAGCGATGCGATGCGCGTGGTCGGCGTCACGGGCACCAACGGCAAGACCTCGTGCAGCCAGTGGATCGCGGCGGCGCTGAGCGCGCTCGGCACGCCTTGTGCCATCATCGGCACGCTCGGTAGCGGTATGCCCGGCCACCTTGTCCATACAGGCTTTACGACGCCGGACGCGCCGCAATTGCAACGCAACCTTGCTCAGTTGCGCGATGCGGGCGCGCAGGCGGTCGCGATGGAAGTGTCGTCACACGCCTTGCATCAGGGACGGGTGAACGGCACCGCGTTCGAGATTGCCGTGTTCACCAATCTCACGCAGGATCACCTCGATTATCACGGCACCTTCGCTGCCTACGAAGCCGCCAAGGCGCGTCTGTTTGCGTGGCCGGGGCTGCGCTGTGCCGTGATCAATCACGACGACGAAGCCGGACGGCGCCTGCTCGCCAGCACGCAAGGCCACGCACGAACCATCGCTTACGGTCTCGGCACGCGCAGTGAGGCACCGGACGCCGCAGCGCCGCAGGCCGACGCATGGCTGCATGCGGCCGACGTGCGCGCCACCGCGACCGGCACCGCGTTTTATCTGACCACCTCGGATTGGGGTGACGCAGAAGTCGAAGTCCAGACGCTCGGCGCCTTCAACGTCAGCAATCTGCTGGGCGTGCTCGGTGCGTTGCTCGCGGCTGACGTGCCGTTCGACGTCGCGCTTGCCGAACTGGCGAAGCTGGAGCCGGTGAATGGCCGCATGCAACGTCTCGGCGGCCGCCTGCAGAACGACGAACCACTCGTCGTAATCGACTACGCCCACACCCCGGACGCACTGGAAAAAACGCTCGAAGCGCTACGCCCGATGGCGGAAGCGCGCGGCGGCGAACTGATCTGCATGTTCGGTTGCGGCGGTGATCGCGACGCGACCAAGCGTCCTTTGATGGGCGCGATCGCGGAGCGGCTGGCGGACGGCGTGGTCATGACGAGCGACAACCCGCGCAGCGAAGACCCGCAAAAGATTCTCGACCAGATTGGCGCGGGTATGAAAGACCCGTCGAAGGCGCGCCGTATCGAAGATCGCGCGAGCGCCATCCTGCAGGCTATCCGCGGCGCGGCGCGTGAAGACGTGATCGTGCTGGCCGGTAAAGGTCACGAAGCAACACAGGAAATCATGGGCAAGAAACGCGCTTTCTCCGATCAGGACCATGCCCGGCTGGCGCTGGCCGCCCGCGCGACGCAAGCTCGTGGAGGTGGCGAATGA